GGGGCCTGCTCGCCTACCACGCAGTCGTACCGCAGTTTGCCGGCCCCCAGAGCGTGCTCCTGGCGACGGGCATCCTGGGCGCCACCGTCATGCCGCACGTGGTTTTCCTCCACTCGGCGCTGACCCAGGGGAGGATCGTCATCCAGGACCCGGCCATGAAGCGGCGCCTCTTCCGCTACGAGGTGGCCGACGTCGTGCTGGGGATGGGGATTGCAGGGCTCGTGAATGCGGCCATGCTCATCATGGCGGCGAGCACCTTCCACCGCCACGGCCTCACCGAGGTGGCGACCATCGAGGAAGCTCACCGCACGCTCGAGCCGCTGCTCGGCCCGGCGGCGAGCTGGGTCTTCGCCGTGTCGCTTTTGGCTTCGGGACTCTCGTCGTCCACGGTCGGCACGATGTCCGGGCAGGTGATCATGCAGGGGTTCCTGCACTGGCACATCCCCACGTGGATCCGCCGCATCGTGACCATGGCACCCTCGTTCATCGTCATCGCCCTGGGCCTGGAACCCACGTACATCCTGGTGCTCAGCCAGGTGGTGCTGAGCTTCGGGCTCCCGTTCGCCATCATCCCCCTGGTATATTTCACCAGCCGCCGGGAGATCGTGGGGCCGCTGAAGAACCATCCGGTGACGGCGGTCGCGGCGGCAGCGGTGGCGGCGCTCATCATTGCGCTGAACGCATACCTGCTCTTCCAGACGCTGGCGGGGAGCTGAGAGCAGCGTGTTCGGGCATCTGCTGGTGCCCCTCGACGGGTCGACCCTGGCAGAGGCCGTGCTGCCCGTGGCCGAAGCGCTGGCGCGTTGCCTCAACGCGTCCATCACGTTGCTGCACGTGCTGGAGCACAACGCCCCGGCCCGTGTCCACGGCGAACGGCACCTGTGCGACCCGCAGGAGGCTCAAGGCTATCTTGGCGGCGTCCTCGAACGGCTGCGAGCGAAGGGCTTTTCGGCTCAGTGCCACGTGCACGAGGTCCCCGAGGGGGATGTGGCGAGAAGCATCGTCCAGCACGCCGAGGAGCTGGCAAACGACCTGGTGCTCCTCTCCACCCATGGCCGGGGCGGCATGCGGGATTTGCTGGTGGGGAGCATCGCGCAGCAGGTGTTGACGAACGGGACCCGCCCGGTGCTGGTGGTTCACCCCGGCGCCGTGCCCGATCCGTTTGGGCTGGGCCGGCTCGCCGTGCCCCTGGACGGTACGGCCCGCCACGAGCACTCGCTGCCGGTCGCGTGGGCCCTCGCCCGGGCGTGCGGCGCCTCGGTGCACCTGGTGACGGCGGTGCCGACGCCCGCCGAGCTGGCTGTCGAGCAGGGCGCCGCCGGGCGGATGCTGCCGCTCACCACGGCCGCACGGCTCGACATCGAGGAGCAGGAGGCGCAGCGCTACCTGCGGGAGGTCGCCCGAACCGCCCCCGGTGTGAGCGTGTTCCTGCACGTCCGGCGGGGCGACCCGGCCGGCGAACTCATCGCCTGTTTCCGGGAAATTCGCGCAGACCTCGCGGTCGTCGCCACCCACGCCCTCAAGAGGTGGGATGCCTTCTGGGCCGGGAGCGTCACCCCGCGCCTTTTGAGCCAGTGGCGCCGCCCCGTGCTTCTCGTGAGAGCCACTGAGGCCCCGCAGGATGGCAGGCAGATGTAGGACATCCCTTGCAGGAAGGGAACGGGCCGGCGGCGTATGTCGCGGCCGGTCTAGACCGGAAAGGAGGACCCCCATGACGCCGACGATGCGCCGGGTGGCAGCGCTGGTTTCGACTGCCGTGGTTAGCGCTCT
This Bacillota bacterium DNA region includes the following protein-coding sequences:
- a CDS encoding universal stress protein; this encodes MFGHLLVPLDGSTLAEAVLPVAEALARCLNASITLLHVLEHNAPARVHGERHLCDPQEAQGYLGGVLERLRAKGFSAQCHVHEVPEGDVARSIVQHAEELANDLVLLSTHGRGGMRDLLVGSIAQQVLTNGTRPVLVVHPGAVPDPFGLGRLAVPLDGTARHEHSLPVAWALARACGASVHLVTAVPTPAELAVEQGAAGRMLPLTTAARLDIEEQEAQRYLREVARTAPGVSVFLHVRRGDPAGELIACFREIRADLAVVATHALKRWDAFWAGSVTPRLLSQWRRPVLLVRATEAPQDGRQM
- a CDS encoding Nramp family divalent metal transporter codes for the protein GLLAYHAVVPQFAGPQSVLLATGILGATVMPHVVFLHSALTQGRIVIQDPAMKRRLFRYEVADVVLGMGIAGLVNAAMLIMAASTFHRHGLTEVATIEEAHRTLEPLLGPAASWVFAVSLLASGLSSSTVGTMSGQVIMQGFLHWHIPTWIRRIVTMAPSFIVIALGLEPTYILVLSQVVLSFGLPFAIIPLVYFTSRREIVGPLKNHPVTAVAAAAVAALIIALNAYLLFQTLAGS